In a genomic window of Sulfurimonas denitrificans DSM 1251:
- the ovoA gene encoding 5-histidylcysteine sulfoxide synthase — MSRLSLYPVTLDGTDEHKKRQEIREYFRNTFSLFEKVFEVLINDEVFYNKSEITRHPMIFYFGHTATFFINKLINMKIIKQRINPEFESIFAVGVDEMAWDDTQSANYMWPKVGEVREYRNRVREIVDELISTLPMPLPITDNSPMWIILMGIEHERIHVETSLVLHRQMPIEFVKDVKEFNLCSHSAQAPQNSMIELRGKSVLLGKEKSHNLYGWDNEYGKYEESVEDFKASKFLVSNGEFMEFVQEGGYTNDEFWDEEGKKFLEISGAKYPTFWIKDEDTYMYRTLSKIIEMPYNWPVDVNALEAEAFCRYKSKKDGVKYSLPSEAEYRVIYDYAKLEDIPDFHESRANLNFYHYSSSCPVDEFSFNGIYDVVGNVWQWSRTPIFGFEGFVVHEAYDDFSTPTFDNKHALILGSSWASSGNLIMKYSRYAFRRHFYQNAGFRYVISNSKIKTQSDVYESDELVSQYCEFQYGDDSFGVKNFALESVKIATKFVKNRTKALDLGCATGRATFELARTFDEVEGVDFSARFIGVGVKLKNDDYIAYRVKTEGDLSVDKKISIEELGYENIRDRVSFWQGDACNLKPNFNSYNLILAKNIIDRLYNPKLFLGNVHERLESGGILVLTSPYTWQESSTKREFWLGGYKDENGTEVKTMDTLKSILGKNFELLHVEDLEFVIKETARKFQHSIAEVSVWRKIDL, encoded by the coding sequence TTGAGTAGATTAAGTCTTTATCCAGTTACATTAGATGGCACAGATGAACATAAAAAACGTCAAGAGATACGAGAATATTTTCGCAACACATTTTCATTGTTTGAGAAGGTTTTTGAAGTTTTAATTAATGATGAGGTTTTTTACAATAAGTCAGAGATTACAAGACATCCAATGATATTTTATTTTGGTCATACAGCAACTTTCTTTATAAATAAACTTATAAATATGAAGATAATAAAACAGAGAATAAATCCAGAGTTTGAATCGATTTTCGCTGTGGGCGTTGATGAGATGGCGTGGGATGATACGCAGAGTGCAAACTACATGTGGCCAAAGGTTGGTGAGGTAAGAGAGTACAGAAATAGGGTAAGAGAGATAGTTGATGAGCTTATATCAACACTCCCAATGCCTTTGCCAATAACTGACAACTCGCCTATGTGGATAATTTTGATGGGGATAGAGCATGAGCGCATACATGTAGAGACTTCACTTGTCCTTCATCGTCAAATGCCTATAGAGTTTGTAAAAGATGTAAAAGAGTTTAATCTCTGTTCTCATAGCGCACAAGCTCCGCAAAATAGCATGATTGAACTCAGAGGCAAAAGTGTTCTACTTGGTAAGGAGAAGTCTCATAACCTTTATGGTTGGGATAATGAGTATGGAAAATATGAAGAGAGCGTAGAGGATTTTAAAGCGTCAAAGTTTCTTGTAAGTAACGGCGAATTTATGGAGTTTGTGCAAGAGGGAGGCTATACAAATGACGAGTTTTGGGATGAGGAGGGAAAGAAATTTTTAGAGATAAGTGGTGCAAAATATCCTACTTTTTGGATAAAAGATGAAGACACTTACATGTACAGAACTCTGAGTAAAATTATAGAGATGCCATATAATTGGCCTGTTGATGTAAATGCACTTGAGGCAGAAGCATTTTGTCGCTATAAGAGTAAAAAAGATGGAGTAAAGTACTCTCTGCCAAGTGAAGCGGAGTATAGAGTGATTTATGATTATGCAAAGCTAGAGGATATTCCAGACTTTCACGAGAGCAGGGCAAACTTGAACTTTTATCACTACTCTAGCTCATGCCCAGTAGATGAGTTTAGCTTCAATGGAATATATGACGTAGTCGGAAATGTTTGGCAGTGGAGCAGAACTCCCATTTTCGGCTTTGAGGGTTTTGTGGTACATGAAGCGTATGATGACTTCTCAACCCCAACTTTTGACAATAAACATGCGCTAATTTTAGGTTCATCGTGGGCTAGTAGCGGAAACCTTATCATGAAATATTCACGTTACGCCTTTCGCAGACATTTCTACCAAAATGCTGGATTTAGATATGTAATCTCAAACTCAAAAATAAAAACACAGAGTGATGTTTATGAGAGCGATGAACTTGTTTCGCAATACTGTGAGTTCCAATATGGAGATGACTCTTTTGGTGTAAAAAATTTCGCTCTTGAGAGTGTCAAAATAGCCACAAAATTTGTTAAAAATAGAACAAAAGCGCTTGATTTGGGATGCGCAACAGGACGAGCAACTTTTGAGTTGGCACGCACTTTTGATGAGGTAGAGGGAGTTGATTTTTCTGCTAGATTTATAGGAGTAGGGGTAAAACTTAAAAATGATGACTACATCGCTTATAGAGTAAAAACAGAGGGTGACTTGAGTGTGGATAAAAAAATCTCCATAGAAGAGTTGGGATATGAAAACATAAGAGATAGAGTCTCTTTTTGGCAAGGCGATGCTTGTAATCTAAAGCCAAATTTCAACTCATATAATTTAATATTAGCTAAAAACATAATAGACAGATTATATAATCCAAAACTTTTCTTAGGTAACGTACATGAGAGGCTGGAGAGTGGAGGCATTTTAGTCTTAACTTCCCCATACACATGGCAGGAGAGCTCAACAAAAAGAGAGTTTTGGCTGGGTGGATACAAAGATGAAAATGGCACAGAAGTTAAGACTATGGATACTTTAAAAAGTATTTTAGGTAAAAATTTTGAGCTTCTACATGTAGAAGATTTGGAGTTTGTCATAAAAGAGACAGCAAGAAAATTCCAACACAGCATTGCAGAGGTTAGTGTTTGGAGGAAAATAGACCTTTAG
- a CDS encoding KilA-N domain-containing protein, with amino-acid sequence MAKIIVQEQEITILKINNEDYISLTDMLRAKDGDFFISDWLRNRNTIEYLGIWEKIYNPDFNYGEFAIIKSQAGLNSYKLSVKEWSEKTNAIGLIAKAGRYGGTYAHQDIAFEFGMWISAEFKIYLIKEFQRLKEQEFTQCGWDIRRNLTKMNYRIHTDAIKENLIPKELTPLQINFVYASEADILNVALFGMTAKEWRDKNQTSKGNIRDEADVNQLVCLANLESLNAHFIHEGLSQNERLQKLNHLAITQMKILSSDNQRELESLGKIK; translated from the coding sequence ATGGCAAAAATAATAGTTCAAGAACAAGAAATTACCATTTTAAAAATAAATAATGAAGATTACATTTCGCTGACTGATATGTTGAGAGCTAAAGATGGAGATTTTTTTATCTCTGATTGGCTCAGAAATAGAAATACAATTGAGTATCTAGGTATTTGGGAGAAGATTTACAATCCAGATTTTAATTATGGCGAATTCGCCATAATTAAATCTCAAGCAGGATTAAATAGTTATAAACTTAGTGTAAAAGAGTGGAGTGAAAAAACAAATGCGATAGGTTTAATTGCTAAAGCAGGGCGATATGGTGGAACTTATGCTCATCAAGATATAGCTTTTGAGTTTGGTATGTGGATTAGTGCAGAGTTCAAAATCTACCTTATCAAAGAGTTTCAAAGATTAAAAGAACAAGAGTTTACACAGTGTGGATGGGATATTAGAAGAAATCTTACGAAAATGAACTATCGTATACATACGGATGCAATTAAAGAAAATCTAATCCCTAAAGAACTCACACCATTGCAAATAAACTTCGTCTATGCAAGTGAAGCAGATATTTTAAATGTGGCACTTTTTGGGATGACAGCTAAAGAGTGGAGAGATAAAAATCAAACTTCTAAAGGTAATATTAGAGATGAAGCAGATGTGAATCAACTTGTATGTTTGGCAAATCTTGAGTCGCTTAATGCACACTTTATTCACGAAGGATTATCACAAAATGAGAGACTTCAAAAGCTAAATCATTTGGCTATTACTCAGATGAAGATACTGAGTAGTGATAATCAAAGAGAATTAGAAAGTTTAGGAAAAATAAAATGA
- a CDS encoding PatB family C-S lyase yields MKYTFQTSTCRENTNAEKYVLREKLFGTNEVMPLWVADMDIDTPDFVLDAVRKRLEHQIVGYEELPQSAFLAQIEWMKKEHGVEFALEEMLYSHSVVASMNVAIEAFTEKGDKVIVQTPVYPPFFHSVIEHERELLKNPLKLRDDGTYTFDIEDLKSKINEKTKLLLLCSPHNPVGRVWRREELEQILELCVKHNIVVFSDEIHSDLVYAPNVHIPFASLSADARDITVTAIGIGKSFNMAGFAISSVAIQNKILRENFLKVYNRTHFANGSTLSHVAFEAAYRDGKEWLEELKIHLYKNFYMLDELCKKYPHYIKLTPIEGTYLAWLDCRGLGFGDRELRDFFIHKAGLGLSAGISFGREGSGFMRLNFAISSDKMLEVIKKLDEALLLKCRQ; encoded by the coding sequence ATGAAATATACCTTCCAAACTTCTACATGTAGAGAAAACACAAACGCAGAGAAGTACGTCCTAAGAGAGAAGCTATTTGGCACAAACGAGGTTATGCCTCTTTGGGTGGCGGATATGGACATTGACACTCCTGATTTTGTTCTTGACGCTGTAAGAAAACGCTTAGAACACCAAATTGTGGGGTATGAAGAGTTGCCGCAAAGTGCATTTTTGGCTCAAATTGAGTGGATGAAAAAAGAGCATGGAGTTGAGTTTGCGCTTGAGGAGATGCTCTATTCGCACTCGGTGGTTGCCAGTATGAATGTCGCCATCGAAGCATTTACCGAAAAGGGTGATAAAGTTATCGTCCAAACACCTGTTTATCCTCCGTTTTTTCATAGTGTGATAGAGCATGAGAGAGAGCTTTTGAAAAATCCGTTAAAGCTAAGAGATGACGGAACTTACACTTTTGATATAGAGGATTTAAAATCAAAGATTAATGAGAAAACAAAACTTCTTCTTCTCTGCTCTCCTCACAACCCTGTTGGGAGAGTTTGGAGGAGAGAGGAACTTGAGCAGATTTTAGAGCTATGCGTGAAGCATAATATAGTTGTCTTTAGCGATGAGATACACTCTGATTTGGTATATGCGCCAAATGTACATATCCCGTTTGCCTCTTTGAGCGCTGATGCAAGAGATATAACAGTTACTGCTATTGGAATTGGAAAGAGTTTTAACATGGCTGGTTTTGCCATTAGTAGTGTGGCGATACAAAATAAAATTTTAAGAGAAAATTTTTTAAAAGTTTATAATCGCACACACTTTGCCAATGGAAGCACTCTTTCACATGTAGCGTTTGAAGCGGCATACAGAGATGGCAAAGAGTGGCTAGAGGAGCTTAAAATCCATCTTTATAAAAACTTTTATATGTTAGATGAGTTATGTAAAAAATATCCGCATTACATAAAACTAACTCCGATTGAGGGGACTTATCTTGCTTGGCTTGATTGTAGAGGTCTTGGGTTTGGCGATAGAGAGTTAAGAGATTTTTTTATTCACAAAGCTGGACTTGGACTTAGTGCTGGGATAAGTTTTGGCAGAGAGGGAAGCGGTTTTATGAGGTTGAATTTTGCAATCTCGTCTGATAAGATGTTGGAAGTAATTAAGAAATTAGATGAAGCACTTCTGCTAAAATGTCGCCAATAG
- a CDS encoding class I SAM-dependent DNA methyltransferase: MISLREIRERSIKFAKEWEGASHEKQEAQSFWIDFFKIFDVSPRSMQFEYPIKKIDGSYGYIDVFWRGQLLIEQKSRGKDLVKAKEQALEYLPNLKQRDLPKFILVCDFVSFYLYDLDTNQDYKFLLHELPKNIELFSFIAGYTKKTYKEEEPTNRKAAELMGKLHDKLLENGYSGHQLELFLTRLLFCMFAEDTGIFAKNSFREFIENQTDESGRDLGSQISYLFELFDTPNEERQKNLDESFTQFPYINGSIFTEQLKTAHFDRSMREMLLDACAFDWSLISPSIFGSMFQASMDVSKRGELGAHFTSETNILKAIKPLFLDELSEEFAKIKNNPKQLQIFHAKISNLKFLDPACGSGNFLVIAYRELKLVEFEVLKSLKILTQLVHIDQFYGFEIEELPSRITQTAMLLIDHQMNLLFAQMFGEPHFNIPIKDSANIFNVNALRVDWEKILDGVKIDFIIGNPPFLGSKMQSKEQKEDMAEVFSGVKNGKELDFVTAWYIKSAKYLQGKNTKVALVSTNSITQGEQVGILWQEMFNKYKIKIHFAHKTFKWNNDAKGVAQVYCVIIGFAGFDIKEKRLFEYESVKSEPHEIKVANINPYLVNGDDFFISSRRKHIQSFIPQIVFGSMPNDGGNLLFDDKEKEEFLALEPKAELYMKPLISAKEYLNGKTRWCLWLKDCPPNELKSMPKVIERVENIRKLRNESSREATQKLAKFPALFGEDRQPESDYIFIPRVSSENRDYIPMEFFTKDFICGDTGLAVPNATLFHFGILTSKMHMDWVRYVAGRLKSDYRYSNEIVYNNFPFPLEINDKQKDQIEQLAQNILDIRAEFVGSSLADLYNPLTMPPKLLKAHETLDRAVDKLYSKTLFKTDTERVAHLFELNKQLTSLIVENEKKAKKVKKIITK, translated from the coding sequence ATGATAAGCTTAAGAGAGATACGAGAACGAAGCATAAAGTTTGCCAAAGAGTGGGAGGGTGCTTCTCATGAAAAACAAGAAGCGCAGAGTTTTTGGATAGATTTTTTTAAAATATTTGATGTAAGTCCACGAAGTATGCAGTTTGAGTATCCCATCAAAAAAATAGACGGCTCTTATGGTTACATAGATGTTTTTTGGAGAGGGCAGCTTCTTATAGAGCAAAAAAGCAGAGGCAAGGATTTAGTAAAGGCAAAAGAACAAGCGTTAGAGTACCTTCCAAATCTAAAACAGAGAGATTTACCGAAGTTTATTTTGGTTTGTGATTTTGTAAGCTTCTATCTTTACGATTTGGACACAAATCAAGATTATAAATTTCTACTCCATGAGTTACCAAAAAATATAGAGCTGTTTTCATTTATAGCAGGATACACAAAAAAAACCTACAAAGAAGAGGAACCGACCAACCGCAAAGCCGCCGAACTTATGGGTAAACTTCATGACAAGCTACTTGAAAACGGTTACAGCGGACATCAACTCGAACTCTTTTTAACAAGGCTTCTTTTTTGTATGTTTGCAGAAGATACGGGCATATTTGCTAAAAACTCTTTTCGTGAATTTATAGAAAATCAAACAGATGAGAGCGGCAGAGATTTAGGCTCGCAGATAAGCTACCTCTTTGAGCTTTTTGACACTCCAAATGAGGAGCGACAAAAAAATCTTGATGAGAGTTTTACTCAGTTTCCTTACATCAACGGCTCAATTTTTACAGAACAGCTCAAAACAGCCCACTTTGACCGCTCCATGCGTGAAATGCTTTTGGATGCGTGTGCCTTTGACTGGAGTTTGATAAGTCCTTCCATTTTCGGTTCAATGTTTCAAGCTTCTATGGACGTTAGTAAAAGAGGCGAACTCGGTGCGCACTTTACAAGTGAGACAAATATATTAAAAGCCATCAAACCGCTATTTTTGGATGAACTTAGCGAAGAGTTTGCAAAAATAAAAAACAACCCAAAACAGCTTCAAATTTTTCATGCAAAAATCTCAAATCTCAAATTTTTAGACCCAGCATGTGGAAGTGGGAACTTTTTGGTAATCGCTTACAGAGAGTTGAAGCTTGTAGAGTTTGAAGTGCTGAAATCTCTTAAAATACTCACACAACTCGTCCATATAGACCAATTTTATGGTTTCGAGATAGAAGAGTTGCCAAGTCGAATAACTCAAACTGCGATGCTTCTCATCGACCATCAAATGAACCTGCTTTTTGCTCAAATGTTTGGAGAGCCACATTTTAATATCCCCATAAAAGATAGTGCAAATATTTTTAATGTCAATGCTTTGAGGGTGGATTGGGAAAAGATTTTGGATGGTGTGAAAATTGATTTTATTATTGGAAATCCGCCGTTTTTAGGTTCAAAAATGCAATCTAAAGAGCAAAAAGAGGATATGGCAGAGGTTTTTAGCGGTGTTAAAAATGGAAAAGAACTTGATTTTGTAACGGCTTGGTATATAAAATCTGCAAAATATTTACAAGGTAAAAACACAAAAGTAGCCTTAGTTTCAACGAACTCCATTACGCAAGGCGAACAAGTAGGGATTTTGTGGCAAGAGATGTTTAACAAATATAAAATCAAAATCCACTTTGCACACAAAACTTTTAAATGGAATAATGATGCAAAAGGCGTTGCACAAGTTTATTGTGTAATTATCGGTTTTGCGGGGTTTGACATCAAAGAAAAAAGACTTTTTGAGTATGAGAGCGTAAAATCTGAACCGCATGAGATAAAAGTTGCAAATATAAATCCCTATCTTGTAAACGGAGATGATTTTTTTATCAGCTCAAGAAGAAAGCATATACAGAGCTTTATACCTCAAATAGTTTTTGGAAGTATGCCAAATGACGGTGGTAACCTGCTTTTTGACGATAAAGAAAAAGAGGAGTTTTTAGCCCTTGAACCAAAAGCAGAGCTGTACATGAAGCCTCTTATCTCTGCAAAAGAGTATCTTAACGGCAAAACAAGATGGTGTTTATGGCTAAAAGATTGTCCGCCAAATGAACTAAAATCTATGCCCAAAGTGATTGAGAGAGTTGAAAATATCAGAAAACTTAGGAACGAAAGCTCAAGAGAAGCAACTCAAAAATTAGCAAAGTTCCCAGCACTTTTTGGAGAAGATAGACAGCCTGAGAGTGATTATATTTTTATTCCTCGTGTATCGTCAGAAAACAGAGATTATATTCCAATGGAATTTTTTACAAAAGATTTTATTTGTGGAGATACTGGACTTGCCGTTCCAAATGCCACACTTTTTCATTTCGGAATTTTGACTTCAAAAATGCACATGGACTGGGTGCGGTATGTTGCTGGAAGATTAAAAAGTGATTATAGATATTCAAATGAAATTGTTTATAACAACTTCCCTTTTCCTTTAGAAATAAACGACAAACAAAAAGATCAAATCGAACAATTAGCACAAAATATTCTAGACATAAGAGCCGAATTTGTAGGAAGCTCTTTAGCCGATTTGTACAATCCTCTAACTATGCCACCAAAACTCCTAAAAGCTCACGAAACGCTAGACAGAGCAGTAGATAAACTCTACTCAAAAACACTCTTCAAAACAGATACAGAAAGAGTCGCCCATTTGTTTGAATTAAATAAACAACTTACTAGCTTGATTGTGGAAAATGAGAAAAAAGCTAAAAAAGTTAAAAAAATAATAACAAAATGA